Proteins found in one Fulvitalea axinellae genomic segment:
- a CDS encoding TlpA disulfide reductase family protein, whose translation MRKLLIFTLAVFLSPQLWAQKESVQVPKIIQKYYYSTSGSSVWDLGIWSNRFQANNTTFRITSVKEENGVYEVEGEANGNSKQLYVKPLNEYYAELSDSPDGYFSLKKTNADFPDEQPEEVLKEIPDNLSGKWNVSGPGPSMKIEKTRVSIGKGGADLEAIFKMPNSYFLILNGDLGKQYVTIEPKENSHLLLSKVDKDPVLFIKEGQTSVGLKVDLAKLFSAFGGTWYGRGGSELLKISGKDVRWNRRKLKELKIFRNPLTGAYILKHKSGEVALKQGPRGRVEYEKTSDFGVLRSDPSQKEMLELYAGDLPFGWPTEWFAIDEKSLWTYGFANERLFADGDAWELEKMTYFDCVYRFVVRNNSDVKREYFFRLDKNGTPMAKVSGGEWKAYVGDKDLSGSFDFDKLNIENKQGKAIVRASFYGEVGAFREMIRNCKLTVTDPMFEDEVVYKKVNETGEFVEFEVPLNGVSKARLECGRFGKGFIVVPGEELLVGFRMSTGKAWRTEVNVMGQLARYDEAQNNFRRAVSSALKPDWGMQKSYNMLSSEKDPAKMKAFVEENQKRMSVWMQKYFEKNDVSKAIRAEGEFRMGTYISGMASTYRHYQKSIPKEKLDEAWPIPEMEFELPEPLPAWQAGLSRSFLYRIMNSFEKSEFGKRQPSLENLPGVDKAELEKRTEAKKLVKKAKEELGEDKFQEIVETDLANVPKKYRKVKRAILSGEEFFEKYKDILEKEKHIAKAQAFSEFAKEKGLDQNIADMVLSRYFSNLVFKGKDLKKGELLFDTYRSQLSTANAKGKADAKFQELKRWVANFKLPDGAKLNVVADLSAEQVLAKIKEKHKGKVIYLDLWATWCGPCKGEMPFAKKLKAKMKGKDVAFVYLCGSSREGDWKSSIVDMDISGDHYFLNREQTTEVLKMFDSRGFPTYRVFDKEGNEVKGMAGRPSNPGTAKSLEKLLNANASL comes from the coding sequence ATGAGAAAACTGTTGATTTTTACTCTCGCCGTATTCCTTAGCCCGCAATTATGGGCGCAAAAGGAATCTGTACAAGTTCCAAAAATAATTCAAAAATATTATTACTCCACCAGCGGATCTTCCGTTTGGGATTTGGGGATTTGGAGCAACCGTTTTCAGGCGAACAACACAACGTTTCGGATAACGTCGGTGAAGGAAGAAAACGGTGTTTATGAGGTTGAAGGTGAGGCTAACGGAAACTCGAAACAGCTTTATGTAAAGCCCCTGAACGAATACTACGCTGAGCTCTCGGATAGTCCCGACGGCTATTTTTCGCTAAAGAAAACCAACGCCGATTTTCCTGATGAGCAACCGGAAGAGGTCTTGAAGGAAATTCCGGATAATTTGTCCGGGAAGTGGAATGTTTCGGGCCCGGGGCCAAGCATGAAAATCGAAAAAACTAGAGTGTCAATAGGCAAGGGCGGTGCGGATCTCGAAGCGATTTTTAAAATGCCAAATTCCTATTTTTTAATTCTAAACGGTGATTTGGGAAAACAGTATGTGACCATCGAGCCTAAAGAAAACTCGCACTTGCTTTTGTCTAAAGTCGATAAAGATCCGGTCCTTTTCATAAAGGAAGGACAAACTTCAGTAGGCCTGAAAGTGGATTTGGCTAAACTTTTTTCGGCGTTTGGCGGAACTTGGTATGGTCGAGGAGGCTCGGAATTATTGAAAATATCCGGAAAGGATGTCAGATGGAACAGAAGGAAATTAAAGGAATTGAAAATTTTCAGAAATCCGTTGACCGGCGCTTATATTTTGAAGCATAAGTCAGGGGAAGTAGCATTGAAACAAGGGCCAAGGGGCAGGGTGGAGTACGAGAAAACCAGCGATTTTGGCGTGTTGCGTTCCGACCCGTCGCAGAAAGAAATGCTGGAGTTGTATGCGGGCGATTTGCCTTTTGGTTGGCCGACTGAATGGTTTGCGATAGACGAGAAATCTCTTTGGACGTACGGTTTTGCGAATGAGAGACTCTTCGCCGACGGCGATGCGTGGGAACTCGAAAAAATGACTTATTTCGACTGCGTTTACCGTTTTGTGGTTAGGAATAATTCGGATGTGAAGCGGGAATATTTTTTCCGTTTGGACAAGAACGGAACCCCGATGGCCAAGGTGTCAGGGGGAGAGTGGAAAGCTTATGTAGGAGACAAGGACTTATCCGGCTCGTTTGATTTTGATAAACTTAATATTGAAAATAAACAAGGAAAGGCAATCGTCAGAGCGAGTTTTTATGGTGAAGTCGGGGCATTCAGAGAAATGATTCGTAATTGTAAATTGACGGTTACGGACCCGATGTTCGAGGATGAAGTTGTTTATAAGAAAGTAAACGAGACCGGGGAATTCGTGGAATTTGAGGTGCCTTTGAACGGCGTGTCAAAAGCCCGGTTAGAGTGCGGACGTTTTGGGAAAGGTTTCATCGTGGTGCCGGGCGAGGAGCTTCTGGTCGGTTTTCGGATGTCTACTGGCAAGGCATGGCGAACGGAAGTGAACGTGATGGGGCAATTGGCCCGATACGATGAGGCTCAAAACAATTTCAGAAGAGCGGTTTCGTCAGCTTTGAAACCCGATTGGGGCATGCAAAAATCTTATAACATGCTGTCTTCGGAGAAGGACCCGGCGAAGATGAAAGCTTTTGTAGAAGAAAACCAAAAGCGAATGTCTGTCTGGATGCAGAAGTATTTCGAGAAAAACGATGTAAGTAAAGCGATAAGGGCCGAGGGCGAATTCCGGATGGGAACCTATATTAGCGGCATGGCTTCGACGTATAGGCATTATCAGAAATCCATCCCGAAAGAGAAACTCGACGAGGCTTGGCCTATTCCGGAAATGGAGTTTGAGCTTCCTGAGCCGTTGCCCGCATGGCAGGCTGGCCTTTCGAGATCTTTTCTCTATCGGATCATGAATTCTTTTGAAAAGAGTGAATTTGGCAAGCGGCAGCCTTCATTGGAAAATCTGCCTGGCGTGGATAAGGCCGAGCTTGAAAAGAGAACAGAAGCGAAGAAGTTAGTGAAGAAGGCCAAGGAAGAGTTGGGAGAAGATAAGTTTCAGGAAATTGTGGAGACAGATTTGGCCAATGTCCCCAAGAAATACAGGAAGGTGAAGCGGGCGATATTGTCCGGCGAGGAGTTTTTCGAAAAATATAAAGACATTTTAGAGAAAGAAAAGCACATAGCTAAAGCGCAGGCTTTTTCTGAATTCGCAAAGGAAAAAGGGTTGGATCAGAATATTGCGGATATGGTGCTGTCCCGTTATTTCTCCAATCTGGTTTTCAAAGGAAAGGATCTTAAGAAAGGCGAATTGCTTTTCGACACTTATCGCTCACAACTTTCCACCGCTAACGCAAAAGGGAAAGCCGATGCGAAATTCCAAGAACTAAAGCGCTGGGTGGCGAATTTCAAATTGCCGGACGGAGCCAAGCTCAATGTTGTGGCCGACCTTTCGGCCGAACAGGTTCTGGCCAAAATTAAAGAGAAGCACAAAGGCAAAGTGATTTATCTCGACTTATGGGCCACTTGGTGTGGGCCTTGTAAAGGAGAAATGCCTTTTGCCAAGAAATTGAAAGCGAAGATGAAAGGCAAGGACGTAGCCTTTGTTTATCTCTGCGGAAGCTCAAGGGAAGGGGATTGGAAGAGTTCGATTGTTGATATGGATATCAGCGGTGACCATTATTTCCTAAACAGGGAGCAGACTACCGAAGTGCTGAAGATGTTCGATTCCCGTGGGTTCCCGACGTATAGGGTATTCGACAAAGAAGGAAATGAGGTCAAAGGAATGGCTGGCAGACCGAGTAATCCGGGAACGGCTAAAAGCCTTGAGAAACTTCTGAATGCGAATGCCTCGCTCTAA
- a CDS encoding metalloregulator ArsR/SmtB family transcription factor — protein MSEQTNHEELLTAEQEANLEKAANMIKSIANPIRLGIVWLLKDGKEMSVSELHKGMGLDQGMVSHYIARMKAQGILNCRKEGKKNLYYIEHKKILNVFKCMKI, from the coding sequence ATGAGTGAGCAAACGAACCATGAGGAATTGTTGACGGCGGAGCAGGAGGCGAATCTGGAAAAAGCGGCGAATATGATAAAGTCGATTGCGAATCCCATTCGTTTGGGTATCGTTTGGCTTTTGAAAGACGGGAAAGAAATGAGCGTTTCCGAATTGCACAAGGGTATGGGACTCGATCAGGGAATGGTCTCGCATTATATTGCAAGAATGAAGGCTCAAGGAATCCTTAATTGCCGTAAGGAAGGAAAAAAGAACCTCTACTACATTGAGCATAAGAAGATTCTGAACGTGTTCAAGTGTATGAAAATATAG
- a CDS encoding LrgB family protein yields the protein MTEILHSKIFFVTLTCGVYFLARTLYRKVPFFLFNPVLLSIAGIIAILLSLDISYPEYNEGGSIISFFLGTAVVALAVPLYTQMKEIKKQSKMIFTAVFSACGVAVISVLFIAAVMGATEQVLISLAPKAVTTPIAMSISEKIGGLASLTAVFVMIAGLTGSIFGLPFLKLIRVKSPKAMGMAMGAASHGLGTATVSELGKEYGAYGGLALGLCGVVTALITPFIVELLVPVLQAIL from the coding sequence ATGACTGAAATCCTTCATTCAAAAATATTCTTCGTCACCCTGACCTGCGGGGTGTATTTTCTGGCCAGAACGCTTTACCGTAAGGTCCCTTTCTTTCTGTTCAATCCCGTATTGCTCAGTATAGCGGGAATAATCGCCATTCTTCTGTCGCTGGACATCAGCTACCCTGAATATAACGAAGGCGGAAGCATCATCAGCTTCTTCCTCGGCACAGCCGTTGTGGCTTTGGCCGTTCCGCTCTATACGCAAATGAAGGAGATCAAAAAGCAAAGCAAAATGATCTTCACGGCCGTATTCTCTGCTTGTGGCGTGGCCGTAATCAGCGTTCTCTTTATCGCCGCCGTCATGGGCGCAACAGAGCAAGTCTTGATTTCCTTGGCCCCAAAAGCCGTCACAACACCGATAGCCATGAGTATTTCCGAAAAGATTGGGGGATTGGCTTCGCTTACGGCCGTATTTGTAATGATTGCGGGACTTACTGGATCGATTTTCGGGCTACCATTTCTCAAGCTCATACGGGTAAAAAGTCCAAAAGCGATGGGAATGGCTATGGGCGCGGCTTCCCACGGGCTGGGAACCGCCACTGTATCGGAACTCGGAAAAGAATACGGCGCCTACGGAGGCTTAGCGTTAGGGCTGTGTGGTGTTGTTACCGCACTAATCACCCCGTTTATCGTGGAATTGTTGGTCCCGGTGCTCCAAGCGATTCTCTAA
- a CDS encoding FAD-dependent oxidoreductase has translation MKQKTIIVVGGLSAGPSAAAKARRMDENARIILFEKTSDISYATCGMPYALSGTIPSRDKLVVVKPELLEKRFRIDVRLEEPVLEIFPEEKKVKTNKGEYAYDSLVFATGSRGAVPPIPGLAEAKNWAHCRTMGDFDALKAKTDDASAKKVAVLGAGLIGVEVAENLKMVGKDVVVLEMAPEVLPAWSPAFGKFAGKVLDESGLVLKTSTKVTSLEVENGEICALVTESGERIECDFLVLATGGIPNTDILKNKGAECVGNGALVVDENMRTSLPGIFAAGDCAVIKHLITKKPAYFPLGTHSNKGGRTAGANATGANERFKGAYGTAIVKLFGHTLARTGMNGAMLDAEGVPYKSTFVIGDATPGYYPGQKPVFLKIWYHADDRRLLGAEAFGEKGIDKRIDVLSVGIYAKLTIDDLPQLDLAYAPPFSPAKDPVVVAGYVAGNASDLGFTEIHPEEFETEKPDDAVVLDVRNPKELEATGKIFGAVNIPLDQLRDRLDELDKSKPVFVYCAKGLRGYLGALVLSHNGFEKVYNISGGMTHWKMQGMETV, from the coding sequence ATGAAACAAAAGACAATAATAGTGGTCGGTGGCCTTTCGGCTGGGCCTTCGGCGGCGGCCAAGGCCAGAAGAATGGACGAGAACGCAAGAATTATCCTTTTCGAAAAAACTTCCGATATAAGCTACGCTACCTGCGGTATGCCTTATGCCCTTTCGGGAACAATCCCTAGCAGGGACAAGCTGGTGGTGGTTAAGCCTGAGTTGTTGGAGAAGCGTTTTAGAATAGACGTTCGCTTGGAAGAGCCCGTGTTGGAGATCTTCCCCGAAGAGAAGAAGGTGAAAACCAATAAAGGCGAATACGCTTACGATTCTTTGGTTTTTGCGACGGGAAGCCGTGGAGCGGTGCCACCGATACCCGGATTGGCCGAGGCGAAGAATTGGGCTCATTGTCGGACGATGGGCGATTTTGACGCTTTGAAAGCGAAGACGGATGATGCCTCAGCCAAAAAAGTGGCGGTTCTCGGCGCCGGCCTGATCGGTGTGGAAGTGGCTGAAAACCTGAAAATGGTCGGTAAAGACGTTGTCGTTTTGGAAATGGCGCCGGAAGTGTTGCCGGCTTGGAGTCCTGCTTTCGGCAAATTTGCGGGAAAGGTTCTGGATGAATCAGGGTTGGTGCTCAAAACGTCAACAAAAGTTACGTCGCTTGAGGTGGAGAACGGCGAGATATGCGCCTTGGTGACTGAGAGCGGAGAACGCATCGAATGCGATTTTTTGGTTTTGGCGACGGGAGGAATACCGAACACGGATATTTTGAAAAACAAAGGCGCCGAATGCGTTGGCAATGGGGCTTTGGTTGTGGATGAAAATATGCGAACCAGCCTTCCCGGTATTTTTGCTGCTGGCGATTGCGCCGTGATCAAGCATCTGATCACTAAAAAGCCTGCTTATTTTCCGTTGGGAACTCACTCCAACAAAGGCGGAAGAACGGCGGGAGCCAACGCTACAGGAGCGAATGAAAGGTTCAAAGGCGCTTACGGAACGGCCATAGTTAAGCTTTTCGGTCACACATTGGCCCGTACGGGCATGAACGGAGCGATGCTCGACGCTGAGGGAGTTCCGTATAAATCGACATTTGTGATCGGTGACGCTACACCGGGTTACTATCCCGGACAAAAACCCGTTTTCCTCAAAATATGGTATCATGCCGACGACCGTCGCCTTTTGGGGGCTGAAGCATTTGGCGAAAAGGGGATCGATAAGCGAATTGATGTCTTGAGCGTTGGGATTTACGCCAAGTTGACGATCGACGATTTACCGCAGTTGGATTTGGCTTACGCCCCGCCGTTCTCACCGGCCAAAGACCCAGTGGTTGTGGCCGGCTATGTGGCCGGAAATGCGTCGGATTTGGGCTTTACGGAAATCCACCCCGAAGAATTCGAAACGGAGAAACCCGACGACGCCGTAGTTCTGGATGTCCGTAATCCAAAAGAACTCGAAGCGACGGGGAAAATCTTTGGTGCGGTAAATATTCCGTTGGATCAGTTGAGAGACCGATTGGACGAACTGGATAAAAGCAAGCCTGTTTTTGTGTATTGCGCCAAAGGACTTAGAGGGTATTTGGGCGCTCTGGTTTTGTCACATAACGGGTTTGAAAAAGTCTATAATATTTCCGGAGGCATGACGCATTGGAAAATGCAGGGTATGGAAACCGTTTAA
- the lepA gene encoding translation elongation factor 4 — protein MDKIRNFCIIAHIDHGKSTLADRLLEHTQTVADRDMQDQLLDSMDLERERGITIKSHAIQMNYRNGGDEYVLNLIDTPGHVDFSYEVSRSIAACEGALLIVDASQGIEAQTISNLYLAMENDLTIIPVLNKIDLPGASPEEVSDEIVDLLGVERDEIIRASGKTGQGVDDILDAIVKRIPAPKGDPEAPLQAMIFDSQYNPFRGVEVIFRVFNGTFKKGDAVKFVNTGRTYNADEIGILKLEQEPQKEIAAGNVGYLISGIKNAREVKVGDTITHVERPCEAVTGFEDVKPMVFAGIYPVDTTEYEELRASMEKLQLNDASLVWEPETSAALGFGFRCGFLGMLHLEIIQERLEREFDMTVITTVPSVQYKAVMTDESIKWVNAPSEMPEPNKCSHIEEPYIKAQIISKSDYIGPIISLCMDKRGILKNQVYLTTDRVELTFDLPLAEIVFDFFDKLKTISRGYASLDYELTGFRQSNMVKLDMMLNGEKVDALSAIVHRDKAYEWGKRLCEKLKELLPRQMFEIAVQASIGTKIIARETVKAMRKNVLAKCYGGDISRKRKLLEKQKKGKKRMRQVGNVEIPQEAFMAVLKLD, from the coding sequence ATGGATAAAATCAGGAACTTTTGTATAATCGCCCATATCGACCACGGGAAAAGCACCTTGGCCGACCGGCTTCTGGAACACACGCAGACCGTGGCGGACAGGGATATGCAGGACCAGCTACTGGACAGTATGGACTTGGAGCGCGAGCGTGGTATTACTATTAAGAGCCACGCCATCCAGATGAATTACCGGAACGGGGGAGATGAATATGTCCTGAACCTGATCGATACGCCGGGGCACGTGGATTTCTCCTATGAGGTGTCTCGTTCTATCGCCGCCTGCGAGGGGGCGCTTTTGATCGTGGACGCTTCGCAAGGTATCGAGGCGCAGACGATCTCGAACCTTTATTTGGCTATGGAGAATGATTTGACCATCATTCCCGTACTGAACAAAATCGACCTGCCGGGCGCCAGCCCAGAGGAGGTATCTGACGAAATCGTTGACCTTTTGGGTGTGGAGCGCGACGAGATCATTCGTGCCAGCGGCAAAACGGGCCAAGGTGTGGACGATATTCTCGATGCGATCGTTAAGAGAATTCCGGCGCCGAAAGGTGACCCGGAAGCGCCGTTGCAGGCCATGATTTTCGATTCGCAGTACAATCCGTTCCGTGGCGTGGAGGTAATCTTCCGCGTGTTTAACGGGACATTCAAAAAAGGCGACGCCGTTAAGTTCGTTAACACCGGACGCACATATAACGCCGACGAAATCGGTATTCTGAAACTGGAGCAGGAACCTCAGAAAGAGATTGCCGCCGGTAATGTGGGCTACCTGATTTCGGGAATCAAAAACGCCCGCGAGGTAAAAGTGGGTGATACCATTACGCACGTGGAACGCCCTTGCGAAGCGGTGACGGGTTTTGAGGACGTAAAGCCGATGGTTTTCGCCGGTATCTATCCGGTGGACACTACGGAGTACGAAGAACTCCGCGCTTCGATGGAAAAGCTTCAGCTCAACGACGCCTCTTTGGTATGGGAGCCTGAGACTTCCGCCGCTTTGGGCTTCGGTTTCCGCTGCGGATTTTTGGGAATGCTCCACTTGGAGATTATCCAGGAACGGCTTGAGCGTGAGTTTGACATGACAGTGATCACCACCGTGCCGTCCGTGCAATACAAGGCCGTAATGACCGACGAGAGCATCAAATGGGTTAACGCTCCTTCGGAAATGCCTGAGCCGAACAAGTGTTCGCATATCGAAGAGCCTTATATCAAAGCCCAGATAATCTCGAAGTCTGATTATATCGGACCGATTATCAGCTTGTGTATGGACAAGCGCGGTATTCTCAAAAATCAGGTTTATCTGACTACGGACCGCGTGGAGTTGACTTTCGATTTGCCTTTGGCCGAAATTGTATTTGACTTCTTCGACAAGCTGAAAACCATTTCGAGAGGTTACGCTTCGTTGGATTACGAATTGACAGGTTTCCGTCAATCGAATATGGTGAAGCTTGATATGATGCTGAACGGCGAGAAAGTGGATGCGCTCTCAGCCATCGTTCACCGTGACAAGGCCTACGAATGGGGCAAGCGTCTGTGCGAAAAGCTCAAAGAGCTGTTGCCTCGCCAGATGTTCGAAATCGCCGTGCAGGCTTCGATCGGTACAAAGATTATCGCTCGCGAAACCGTTAAGGCGATGCGTAAAAACGTATTGGCCAAGTGTTACGGCGGTGATATTTCGCGTAAGCGTAAACTCCTCGAAAAGCAGAAAAAAGGTAAGAAGAGAATGCGTCAGGTGGGTAATGTGGAGATTCCGCAGGAAGCCTTTATGGCCGTTCTTAAGCTTGACTAA
- a CDS encoding DUF438 domain-containing protein, giving the protein MNTQETLNPGHPVSIYKAEAELIKAIISDISKTDIENDPQTFFNQFNELCEVEKRFARKENQLFPFLEKKGWNNPSQGMWSFHDTLRAQAKIIREHLEKRDFDKIAPNLYHLSTGIIRLLEIEENVLFPNALELLDENDWKSVRNGEEEIGWMLKETPPEYGEKAEQAYVHPSEDFEQRELTFSTEDKLRMDEGYLSHEQINLLLKTMPLDITYVDEDDKVIFYNRGEERVFPRSPGIIGREVRFCHPPKSVGTVLRILEEFRKGTQNTAEFWFNHRGHVLYIRYFAVRNANKEYKGVIEMSQDITEIQKLSGEQRLLDWD; this is encoded by the coding sequence ATGAACACCCAAGAGACATTGAATCCGGGGCACCCCGTAAGCATATATAAAGCAGAGGCCGAGCTGATCAAGGCTATCATCAGCGACATTTCCAAAACCGATATCGAAAACGATCCGCAAACTTTTTTCAACCAGTTCAACGAGCTGTGCGAAGTAGAGAAAAGATTTGCCAGAAAAGAAAACCAACTTTTCCCGTTTTTGGAGAAAAAAGGATGGAACAATCCCAGCCAAGGCATGTGGTCTTTCCATGACACGCTCAGGGCCCAAGCCAAGATCATCAGGGAACACCTGGAAAAACGTGACTTTGACAAAATCGCCCCAAACCTATACCACCTTTCCACAGGTATAATCCGCCTTCTGGAAATCGAAGAGAATGTCCTTTTCCCGAACGCGTTGGAGCTTCTTGACGAAAACGACTGGAAATCCGTAAGAAACGGCGAAGAGGAAATCGGCTGGATGCTGAAGGAAACGCCTCCGGAATATGGCGAAAAAGCAGAACAGGCTTACGTTCACCCATCCGAGGACTTTGAGCAAAGGGAGCTGACTTTCTCAACCGAAGACAAACTGCGGATGGACGAAGGTTACCTGAGCCACGAGCAAATCAACCTTTTGCTCAAGACCATGCCACTGGACATCACTTACGTAGACGAAGATGACAAAGTGATCTTCTACAACCGCGGCGAGGAACGTGTTTTCCCAAGAAGCCCGGGCATTATCGGCCGTGAAGTGCGTTTCTGCCACCCTCCGAAAAGCGTAGGAACCGTATTGAGGATTTTGGAGGAATTCAGAAAAGGAACACAAAACACCGCCGAGTTCTGGTTCAACCACCGTGGGCATGTGCTTTATATCCGCTATTTCGCCGTCCGTAACGCCAACAAGGAATATAAAGGCGTAATCGAAATGTCGCAAGATATTACGGAAATCCAGAAACTATCGGGCGAACAGCGCTTGCTGGACTGGGACTGA
- a CDS encoding 2-hydroxyacid dehydrogenase yields the protein MKVAFFSTKSYDRQYFDQYNSQGFELTYYKVRLEEETAEFAKGYDAICTFVNDRLGADVLEKLAGYGIKVIALRCAGFNNVDLEKAKELGITLVRVPAYSPHAVAEHAVALILTLNRKTHKAYNRVRDNNFSLERLTGFDLNGKTVGVVGTGKIGAIFAQIMRGFGCKIVAYDVYQNPELLEQGVEYMEMQDLLTQSDIVSLHCPLLPSTYHIINKETIKMMKRGAMLINTSRGPLVNTKQVIKGLKSGHIGALGIDVYEMEEKLFFRDLSEKIVTDDVIARLLSFPNVLITSHQAFFTDEALTQIAKTTLKNLEDYNEGRELTNEVSF from the coding sequence ATGAAAGTAGCTTTCTTTAGCACAAAATCATACGACCGACAATACTTCGACCAGTACAACAGCCAAGGTTTCGAGCTCACTTACTACAAAGTAAGGCTGGAAGAAGAAACCGCCGAATTCGCCAAAGGCTATGACGCCATCTGCACATTCGTCAACGACCGTTTGGGCGCTGACGTCCTTGAGAAGCTGGCGGGTTACGGAATCAAGGTTATCGCTCTGCGTTGCGCAGGCTTCAATAACGTCGATCTTGAAAAGGCCAAAGAGCTGGGCATCACACTTGTCAGGGTTCCCGCCTACTCTCCGCACGCCGTAGCGGAACACGCCGTGGCCTTGATCCTGACACTGAACCGAAAAACACATAAAGCGTACAACCGCGTAAGGGACAACAACTTCTCGCTTGAGCGCCTAACCGGATTTGACCTGAACGGCAAAACCGTAGGTGTGGTGGGAACGGGAAAAATCGGGGCCATTTTCGCCCAGATCATGCGTGGGTTTGGTTGCAAAATCGTAGCCTACGACGTTTACCAAAACCCGGAATTGCTGGAACAAGGCGTTGAGTACATGGAAATGCAAGACTTGCTGACGCAAAGCGATATCGTTTCCCTACACTGCCCACTCCTACCATCAACCTACCACATCATCAACAAAGAGACCATCAAGATGATGAAAAGAGGCGCCATGCTGATCAACACCAGCCGTGGGCCGTTGGTAAACACAAAACAAGTGATCAAAGGCTTGAAGTCCGGACATATCGGGGCCTTGGGTATTGACGTGTACGAAATGGAGGAAAAACTTTTCTTCCGTGATCTTTCGGAAAAAATAGTGACCGACGACGTAATCGCCAGGCTTCTTTCGTTCCCGAACGTGCTGATCACCTCACACCAGGCATTCTTTACGGACGAGGCGCTCACCCAAATCGCAAAAACTACCCTGAAAAACCTCGAAGACTATAACGAGGGAAGGGAATTGACCAATGAAGTAAGTTTCTAA
- a CDS encoding CidA/LrgA family protein, with the protein MKDLIKSLSIIFGCLLAGDTVSALLNIPIPGSIIGMVLLLLALNFKLVKLKSVKPVTDLLNKEMAFFFIPPGVGLMLYFDLLEKEWPAIMVACVVSTLIIIGVVGIVSQKMDTSDD; encoded by the coding sequence ATGAAAGACCTTATCAAAAGCTTATCCATCATCTTCGGTTGTCTTCTCGCCGGCGACACCGTCAGCGCGTTGCTCAACATACCCATACCGGGAAGTATCATCGGTATGGTTTTGCTTTTGCTGGCGCTTAACTTCAAGTTGGTAAAACTCAAAAGCGTAAAACCCGTCACCGACTTGCTCAATAAAGAAATGGCCTTTTTCTTTATTCCGCCGGGTGTAGGCCTAATGCTTTATTTCGATTTGCTCGAAAAAGAATGGCCCGCAATTATGGTTGCTTGCGTTGTAAGCACACTGATTATTATTGGCGTTGTTGGCATTGTCAGCCAAAAAATGGACACTAGCGATGACTGA